The stretch of DNA TGGCTTTGAGATTTCTGTCCGTAACCTTCTTCTCCGAATTTAACAGGGTTCCGTCAAGATCAAGAATGATCGCGGCAATGTTCATACCCTTCTCCTTCCACATCTATCTATTCAAACATCGCTGCCTCTCTTTTTTGCCGGGAAAAGATCTCTCTAGGGTAAGGGATCACGATAAGCTTTCATTCAGATCGTTTCTGATGATCGCTGCGACCGAGGGCATGAACAATAATCCCGAGCCTACTTTAGCCCTCAGGTTTTGATAATATTCAGACATTGGCATACGGTTCACCTTACGGTATTTTTGTTAAACCTCCACTTACTCTCCTAAAATGCTATACGCTGTCTTTGCTGACCCATCTCATCCCCGGCGCCGCCTCAGGCCGTTCCTCAAACCCGAACTTTTTATAAAAGCCGGACTTATGCGCCGCCGCAAACAATTGGACCATCAGGATATCCTGTTCTTTGCACTTTTTGAGCAATCTGCCCAGAATACCGCTGCCAATGCCCTTGCCCTGGTAATCCGGTAAAATAATCAAATCACATATGAACGCTTG from Paenibacillus sophorae encodes:
- a CDS encoding GNAT family N-acetyltransferase, which translates into the protein MSKDLQPVTYREYTPTGEEFITLVESAGWHGVKEKGSGQLGAALRQSWLVVSAFEEDRLVGMGRVISDGIFQAFICDLIILPDYQGKGIGSGILGRLLKKCKEQDILMVQLFAAAHKSGFYKKFGFEERPEAAPGMRWVSKDSV